A genomic stretch from Candidatus Gorgyraea atricola includes:
- the ispE gene encoding 4-(cytidine 5'-diphospho)-2-C-methyl-D-erythritol kinase, which produces MHEFIVYAPAKLNLYLDVVGKRPDGYHDIETIFEKIDLKDEILIRKKGRTLEVKVEPHDVCPSGDDNIVYKAVQALLKEANADLGLEIVVKKNIPVSAGLGGGSSDAASALRSINERFELAVPFERLLSIASATGADVGFFMQDDPFAIGTGRGDTIEPINTDCSLSHVVIKFELSISTSEMYKRLDSHKRKSKRSNIKDIASNIKNKDISLVGANCYNIFEEVLDGYGQDIKRIKVLLSQAAGMPVFLSGSGPSIFCTVKSRGEAMKIAEKVPKGNRLKSFVVTTNTGGIYGDN; this is translated from the coding sequence ATGCATGAATTCATTGTCTACGCCCCAGCAAAGTTGAATTTGTATTTAGATGTAGTTGGAAAGCGGCCTGACGGTTACCACGATATAGAAACGATCTTTGAAAAAATAGATTTAAAAGACGAGATCCTCATAAGAAAGAAAGGCAGAACCCTTGAGGTAAAAGTAGAACCTCATGACGTATGTCCTTCAGGCGATGACAACATTGTTTATAAGGCTGTTCAGGCCCTTTTAAAAGAGGCCAATGCTGATCTGGGCTTGGAGATAGTCGTCAAAAAAAATATACCTGTCTCTGCTGGGCTGGGAGGAGGCTCGAGCGATGCAGCATCAGCGCTTCGCTCTATAAATGAACGATTCGAACTGGCTGTGCCTTTCGAACGACTTTTATCCATTGCCTCGGCTACAGGCGCAGACGTTGGATTTTTTATGCAGGATGATCCTTTTGCAATAGGCACTGGCAGAGGAGACACTATAGAACCAATAAATACAGATTGTTCTTTGTCGCACGTGGTCATAAAGTTTGAGCTATCTATCTCAACATCCGAGATGTACAAAAGGCTTGATAGCCACAAGAGAAAATCCAAACGCTCAAACATCAAAGACATCGCCTCGAACATTAAAAATAAAGATATATCTTTAGTAGGCGCGAATTGTTACAATATCTTTGAGGAGGTCCTGGATGGTTATGGCCAGGATATAAAGAGAATCAAGGTTTTATTGTCACAGGCAGCTGGAATGCCTGTGTTTTTATCTGGGAGCGGACCTTCGATCTTCTGCACAGTTAAAAGCAGGGGGGAGGCGATGAAAATAGCAGAGAAGGTGCCGAAGGGAAACAGGTTGAAATCGTTTGTTGTAACAACGAACACTGGAGGCATCTATGGAGATAACTGA
- a CDS encoding septation protein SpoVG family protein — protein MEITEVRIFPKEGLNNKLRAYATITIENAFVVRNIKVIEGKNGLFVAMPSRRMKDSCPKCGHKNEVRSKFCNECSASIPAKAPVAATPEAQHDARQSEHKDIAHPITVECRERIQRKVLDAYEAEKGKPKSI, from the coding sequence ATGGAGATAACTGAGGTTAGGATATTTCCAAAAGAGGGATTGAACAATAAGCTGCGCGCATACGCTACCATAACTATTGAGAATGCATTCGTGGTCAGAAATATAAAGGTCATAGAGGGGAAGAACGGGCTTTTTGTAGCAATGCCGTCGCGAAGAATGAAAGATTCGTGCCCGAAATGCGGGCATAAGAACGAGGTCAGAAGTAAATTTTGCAATGAATGTAGCGCTAGTATCCCTGCAAAGGCACCTGTAGCTGCTACCCCAGAGGCCCAACACGATGCGCGGCAGTCAGAGCATAAAGACATTGCGCATCCCATAACTGTGGAGTGCAGGGAGCGTATCCAGAGAAAGGTCCTGGATGCGTACGAGGCAGAAAAGGGTAAGCCCAAGAGTATATAG
- a CDS encoding sugar phosphate nucleotidyltransferase → MKNIAAVILAAGEGTRMRSSIPKVLHTICGRSMIDYPLLTLKSIGIQNIVVVVGHRSGLVQENLTGVKCIKQDKLLGTGDAVLKTKNVLLKDNKIDMVLITCGDVPLLKAETLRRLISRHLSTRSGCTLLTSHLKNPTGYGRILRSGNDKIVKIVEEVDASIYEKVTEEINVGVYCFDKDALFDALQEIKPNNRKKEYYLTDTIEILAKSGIVVDSISTDETEEFLGVNTRSDLMQAEEVVRRRVLADIMQKGVSIIDPNNTYIQEGVEIKRDTVIYPYTFIDNGVKIGQKCSIGPFARLRQGTVLDEEVSIGNFVEIVRSKVGKATKIRHQCYIGDTVIGKRVNIGAGTIVANYDGKHKHKTVIDDNAFIGTGTVLIAPVKIGKGSVTGAGSVVTKNHNVPAGRTVIGVPAKILKRTKHSV, encoded by the coding sequence ATGAAAAATATAGCTGCTGTAATTTTAGCTGCGGGCGAGGGTACGAGGATGCGTTCCTCGATCCCCAAAGTGCTTCATACTATTTGCGGGAGGTCGATGATAGACTATCCGCTGCTTACCCTAAAATCTATCGGCATACAGAATATAGTAGTTGTGGTCGGCCACAGGTCTGGCCTGGTACAAGAAAATCTAACAGGAGTAAAATGCATTAAGCAGGATAAACTTCTTGGCACTGGAGACGCGGTCTTAAAGACGAAAAATGTTCTTTTAAAAGATAATAAAATAGACATGGTTCTTATAACATGCGGGGACGTGCCTTTATTAAAGGCCGAGACATTGCGGAGGCTTATCTCAAGACACCTCTCTACGCGTTCTGGCTGTACCCTTCTTACTTCTCATCTGAAGAACCCTACCGGTTATGGCAGAATTTTACGTTCTGGCAATGATAAGATCGTGAAGATAGTCGAAGAAGTGGATGCCTCGATCTATGAGAAGGTCACAGAAGAGATAAATGTAGGCGTGTATTGTTTTGATAAAGATGCGCTTTTTGACGCGCTCCAAGAAATAAAGCCAAACAATAGAAAAAAGGAATATTACCTGACAGATACAATAGAGATCCTGGCCAAATCAGGCATAGTAGTAGATTCTATATCCACTGATGAGACTGAAGAATTTTTGGGTGTTAATACGCGGAGTGACCTGATGCAGGCAGAGGAGGTTGTGAGGCGCAGGGTCCTGGCTGATATCATGCAGAAGGGCGTGAGCATCATTGACCCGAACAATACCTATATACAGGAGGGCGTTGAGATAAAAAGGGACACGGTAATATATCCCTATACATTTATAGATAACGGTGTTAAAATAGGCCAGAAATGCAGCATCGGCCCGTTCGCGCGATTGCGGCAAGGTACTGTACTGGATGAGGAAGTCTCCATTGGAAACTTTGTGGAGATAGTGCGCTCTAAAGTAGGCAAGGCCACAAAGATCCGCCATCAGTGCTATATAGGCGATACTGTAATAGGCAAGCGCGTCAATATTGGCGCGGGCACAATAGTCGCAAATTACGACGGAAAGCATAAGCATAAGACTGTCATTGATGACAATGCTTTTATAGGTACAGGCACTGTATTAATAGCGCCTGTCAAGATAGGCAAGGGTAGTGTGACTGGCGCTGGCAGCGTTGTCACCAAGAACCATAACGTACCTGCGGGCAGGACGGTGATCGGCGTGCCTGCGAAGATACTAAAAAGGACCAAACACTCTGTGTAA
- a CDS encoding ribose-phosphate pyrophosphokinase, which produces MNKTASIVTGNSNTALAKEIVKYLKMPLSKAIVTVFSEGEVFVKIEENVRGKDVFIVQSTCPPVNDNLMELLILLDALKRASAKRITAVLPYFGYARQDRKDQPRVPITAKLVANLLTTAGADRVLTVDLHAGQIQGFFDIPVDHLFAVNIFVKYFKQLKIKDITVASPDVGGIKMARGYAKRLGAPLAIVDKRRVSGEDTEVMNILGEEEVKGRHVLLVDDLVATAGSLVEAAGALKRAGAKDVYAAITHPVLSGPAIQRIEKSAIKKLVVTNTIPVEDGKKHKKIKVLSIAPLLAEAIKRIHNEESVSCLFD; this is translated from the coding sequence ATGAACAAGACCGCTTCTATTGTTACAGGTAATTCCAATACGGCTCTGGCAAAAGAGATCGTAAAATACCTAAAGATGCCCCTTTCAAAGGCCATTGTAACTGTGTTTAGCGAGGGCGAGGTATTCGTAAAAATAGAAGAGAATGTGCGCGGCAAGGACGTATTTATAGTACAGTCAACATGTCCTCCTGTAAATGATAATCTTATGGAACTATTGATATTGCTGGATGCATTAAAGAGGGCCTCTGCAAAGAGGATTACAGCGGTACTCCCTTATTTTGGATATGCTAGGCAGGACCGCAAGGACCAGCCGCGCGTTCCAATAACCGCGAAGCTTGTGGCAAATCTTTTGACCACTGCAGGCGCGGACAGGGTACTTACAGTGGATCTGCACGCAGGCCAGATACAGGGTTTCTTTGATATACCTGTGGATCATCTTTTTGCAGTTAATATATTCGTCAAATATTTTAAGCAGCTAAAGATCAAAGACATCACAGTCGCATCTCCAGATGTAGGCGGTATAAAAATGGCGCGGGGATATGCAAAGAGATTAGGCGCGCCATTGGCCATAGTGGATAAAAGAAGGGTTTCAGGAGAAGACACAGAGGTTATGAATATCCTGGGCGAGGAAGAGGTAAAGGGAAGACATGTATTGCTGGTAGATGATTTAGTGGCAACTGCTGGATCTCTTGTTGAGGCAGCAGGTGCGCTAAAGCGCGCAGGCGCAAAAGATGTCTATGCCGCGATCACACACCCTGTTTTGTCAGGCCCAGCAATACAACGCATAGAAAAATCAGCCATAAAGAAGCTGGTAGTAACAAACACCATTCCTGTGGAGGATGGAAAAAAGCACAAAAAAATAAAAGTGCTATCCATAGCACCTCTTTTAGCAGAGGCAATAAAGAGGATACACAACGAGGAGTCAGTAAGCTGTTTATTCGACTGA
- a CDS encoding 50S ribosomal protein L25, translating into MDFVELHASLREGTGKEINKKLRSGGLVPAVVYKKGEDTQSLKIDKKELFTTLHTEAGENVIVKLCIDGAKKKKERTVIFKDIQRDPIKDILLHVDFQEISLTDTLKVKVAIAAKGEAMGVKQDGGVLQHVLWELELECLPTNIPEKIEVDITNLKLGESIHVKDITIPEDVKVLDDPEGVVFSVEHPKSVEDLVAAPAEGELLEPEVIKEKKEVPEEGEAAEGAEKPAPAKEEKKAEKKEGK; encoded by the coding sequence ATGGATTTCGTAGAATTACACGCGAGTTTGAGAGAAGGAACAGGTAAGGAGATCAACAAGAAATTAAGGAGCGGTGGCCTTGTGCCAGCGGTTGTCTATAAAAAAGGCGAGGATACCCAGTCCCTGAAGATAGACAAAAAAGAACTTTTTACAACCCTTCATACAGAGGCAGGAGAAAATGTTATAGTAAAGCTCTGTATAGATGGCGCAAAAAAGAAAAAAGAACGCACTGTGATATTTAAAGATATACAAAGGGATCCCATAAAGGATATATTGTTGCACGTGGATTTCCAGGAGATATCTTTGACCGACACGCTCAAGGTAAAAGTGGCAATAGCAGCAAAAGGCGAGGCTATGGGAGTCAAGCAGGACGGCGGCGTACTGCAGCATGTGTTATGGGAATTGGAGCTGGAGTGTCTGCCTACCAATATTCCTGAAAAGATCGAAGTGGATATAACTAACCTGAAGTTAGGCGAATCAATACATGTGAAAGACATCACCATACCTGAAGACGTAAAGGTATTGGATGATCCTGAAGGCGTTGTCTTTAGCGTGGAACATCCTAAGAGCGTAGAGGATCTTGTGGCAGCGCCTGCTGAAGGAGAGTTGCTGGAGCCAGAGGTAATAAAGGAGAAGAAAGAGGTACCTGAGGAAGGCGAGGCAGCTGAAGGCGCAGAAAAACCAGCCCCAGCTAAGGAAGAGAAAAAGGCGGAAAAAAAAGAGGGAAAATAA
- the pth gene encoding aminoacyl-tRNA hydrolase translates to MKLIVGLGNPGDKYALTRHNIGFLILEEFAGQNDIRFKSNRRFKALTGEGAVGKENVILAMPQTFMNLSGHSVRSMANWLKINLSDILLVVDDIALEFGALRIRPKGSSGGHKGLGSTIDVLGTNEFSRMRIGIMGRKGIKDCSKYVLSMFTKKERTLLPDILKRSSRACECWARQGVDTAMNKYNGGQG, encoded by the coding sequence ATGAAACTAATAGTCGGCCTTGGAAACCCCGGGGATAAATACGCTCTTACTCGACACAACATAGGGTTTTTGATTTTAGAGGAATTCGCAGGCCAGAATGATATACGATTTAAATCCAATAGGCGCTTCAAGGCGCTTACAGGAGAAGGCGCTGTGGGTAAGGAAAATGTAATTCTTGCCATGCCCCAGACCTTCATGAATCTTTCAGGCCATTCTGTGCGTTCCATGGCGAACTGGCTCAAGATAAACTTGAGCGATATATTATTGGTAGTAGATGACATAGCGCTTGAATTTGGCGCGTTAAGAATAAGACCCAAGGGTTCCAGCGGTGGGCACAAGGGTCTGGGCTCAACAATAGATGTTTTAGGCACGAATGAGTTTTCCAGGATGAGAATAGGCATCATGGGAAGAAAGGGCATAAAGGATTGTTCAAAATATGTCCTCAGTATGTTTACAAAAAAAGAACGAACACTCTTACCAGATATCTTAAAACGCTCCTCTAGAGCGTGCGAGTGCTGGGCGAGACAGGGCGTTGATACAGCAATGAACAAATACAACGGAGGTCAAGGATGA
- the rpsF gene encoding 30S ribosomal protein S6: protein MKSYEAILIVKPDLSQDGLDKTLKQIKDIFAKNKVSSEDFKEMGKQRMAFPIKKFKEGVYYLVNFDMDPAAITTIKRSFNLNETILRTLIISKG, encoded by the coding sequence ATGAAGAGTTACGAGGCTATACTTATTGTTAAACCAGATCTTAGTCAGGACGGACTTGACAAGACGCTAAAACAGATCAAGGATATCTTTGCAAAGAATAAAGTATCTTCAGAAGATTTCAAAGAAATGGGCAAGCAAAGAATGGCTTTCCCTATAAAAAAATTCAAAGAGGGCGTGTATTATCTTGTGAATTTTGATATGGATCCTGCTGCGATAACCACGATCAAGCGCTCTTTTAATCTGAACGAGACGATATTAAGGACATTGATCATTAGCAAGGGGTGA
- a CDS encoding single-stranded DNA-binding protein: MASFNKVFLMGNLTRDPELRYVPSGAPVATFGLAVNRRYVTQQGEKKDEVCFVRIVVFGKQAESCSQYLNKGRLVFIEGRLQYRSWEQEGQKRNSLDVVADRVQFLGAPRSQGTGADVDSASEIPKGGEVTESAGLKTDEEAPF, from the coding sequence ATGGCCAGTTTTAATAAGGTATTTTTGATGGGGAATCTTACAAGGGATCCTGAACTGCGTTATGTACCTAGCGGAGCGCCTGTTGCCACATTTGGCCTGGCAGTGAATCGCAGATACGTGACACAGCAGGGAGAGAAAAAAGACGAAGTGTGTTTTGTCAGGATCGTAGTCTTTGGAAAACAGGCAGAAAGTTGTAGCCAATACTTGAATAAAGGCCGACTTGTTTTTATAGAAGGTCGCCTGCAGTATCGGTCATGGGAGCAGGAAGGTCAGAAGAGAAATTCGCTGGATGTTGTCGCAGACAGGGTCCAGTTTTTGGGCGCGCCACGCTCGCAGGGTACCGGCGCGGATGTAGACTCTGCCAGCGAGATTCCAAAAGGCGGCGAGGTAACAGAGAGCGCGGGACTAAAAACGGATGAAGAGGCACCATTCTAA
- the rpsR gene encoding 30S ribosomal protein S18: MPGERRGSFQKQKGRFQKGKKKGPKRKLFFKKKFCKFCADKVDSVDYKDVMKLKRFITEKGKILPNRITGNCAKHQRVVARAIKQARYVALLPYVSEG; the protein is encoded by the coding sequence ATGCCAGGAGAGAGACGAGGTAGTTTTCAGAAGCAAAAGGGTAGATTCCAAAAGGGCAAAAAGAAGGGCCCAAAACGAAAACTTTTTTTTAAGAAGAAGTTTTGCAAGTTTTGCGCGGATAAGGTAGATAGCGTAGATTACAAGGATGTGATGAAACTGAAAAGGTTTATCACTGAGAAAGGAAAGATCCTGCCGAACCGCATAACAGGGAATTGCGCCAAACACCAAAGGGTTGTAGCGCGTGCCATAAAACAGGCAAGATATGTCGCGCTTTTGCCATACGTGAGTGAAGGATAG
- the rplI gene encoding 50S ribosomal protein L9 translates to MKVILIEDVQKLGVMGEVIQVKEGYARNFLFPKDLAKPATGSNMKIIDEIKKKKIQALTKEKKEAEELKEKLSHVSCTVSVEAGDDDRLFGSVTTQDISKAFEEAGLSLDKRKIILEEPIKKLGVYHITVKIHPEVTGAVKVWVVKK, encoded by the coding sequence ATGAAAGTAATACTGATAGAAGATGTCCAGAAGCTAGGGGTAATGGGTGAGGTGATCCAAGTCAAAGAAGGCTATGCCAGGAATTTTCTTTTTCCAAAGGATCTGGCAAAGCCGGCAACAGGCTCAAATATGAAGATAATAGATGAGATAAAGAAAAAGAAGATACAGGCCCTTACGAAAGAGAAAAAAGAAGCAGAGGAACTCAAAGAAAAACTTTCACATGTCTCTTGCACTGTCTCTGTTGAGGCAGGGGATGATGATAGGCTTTTTGGAAGCGTGACCACGCAAGATATCTCAAAGGCCTTTGAGGAGGCAGGACTTTCTCTGGACAAGCGAAAGATAATCCTTGAAGAACCAATAAAGAAACTCGGCGTCTATCACATTACTGTAAAGATCCATCCCGAAGTCACGGGAGCGGTGAAGGTGTGGGTGGTGAAAAAATAA
- the dnaB gene encoding replicative DNA helicase — protein MDKIDMQLEKMPPQNLEAEMAALGSMLIEENAIADAIDILDASCFYNDANRKIFECMLQLYSSGKAVDIVTLIEELKKTEDLERIGGATYITGLTTVVPTAANVKHYGSIVREKSILRNLISVSTNIISESYDAQGDVRKILDRAERTIFEISSRKMDTHFSPIKEVIKDSIETIDRLYQQKAHVTGVATGFSDLDGLTAGLHPSDLIIFAGRPSMGKSALVTSMAEHIGLVEKKPIAIFSLEMSKEQLAQRMLCAHARVNAHSVRTGFLSQSDWPRLTSAAGKLSDAPIFIDDTAGLSVLELRAKARRLKSQQDIQIIIVDYLQLMQGLPGSENRQQEISEISRSLKALARELNVPLIAVSQLSRAVESRQDHRPQLSDLRESGAIEQDADLVGLLLREEYYSPTPENRGIAELIIAKQRNGPVGTVKLTFIKDYARFENLTMVAEEVVE, from the coding sequence ATGGACAAGATAGATATGCAATTAGAAAAAATGCCGCCGCAGAATTTAGAGGCGGAAATGGCAGCGTTGGGTTCTATGCTCATAGAAGAAAACGCCATTGCTGACGCCATAGATATCCTGGATGCGAGCTGCTTTTACAATGATGCGAATCGTAAGATCTTCGAATGCATGTTGCAGCTATACAGTAGCGGCAAGGCAGTTGACATAGTCACATTAATAGAGGAATTAAAAAAGACAGAAGACCTTGAGAGAATAGGCGGCGCTACTTATATAACAGGCCTTACTACAGTAGTGCCGACAGCCGCGAATGTGAAGCACTATGGCAGCATTGTAAGAGAAAAGAGCATACTGCGCAATCTGATATCTGTTTCTACGAATATTATCTCTGAAAGCTATGACGCGCAGGGCGATGTGCGAAAGATCCTGGACAGGGCAGAGCGTACCATATTCGAGATCTCTTCCAGGAAGATGGATACGCATTTTTCTCCGATAAAAGAGGTAATAAAAGATAGCATCGAGACAATAGACAGGCTCTATCAGCAAAAGGCGCATGTAACTGGAGTCGCGACTGGCTTCAGTGATCTTGATGGTCTGACAGCAGGACTGCATCCTTCAGACCTGATCATCTTTGCAGGCCGCCCGTCAATGGGTAAGAGCGCGCTCGTTACTTCTATGGCAGAACACATTGGCCTGGTTGAGAAAAAGCCGATCGCGATCTTTAGCCTTGAGATGTCCAAGGAACAGCTGGCACAAAGGATGCTCTGTGCTCACGCGCGCGTAAACGCACATAGCGTGAGGACAGGATTCCTGTCCCAGTCTGACTGGCCGCGTCTTACAAGCGCTGCAGGTAAGCTTTCAGACGCGCCTATTTTTATAGACGATACTGCTGGACTTTCCGTACTTGAATTAAGGGCAAAGGCAAGGCGATTAAAATCCCAGCAAGACATACAGATAATAATAGTGGACTATCTTCAGCTAATGCAGGGGCTGCCAGGTTCTGAGAATAGACAGCAGGAGATCTCAGAGATCTCCAGATCTTTAAAGGCGCTTGCAAGAGAATTAAACGTACCACTAATAGCAGTGAGTCAGCTCTCAAGGGCAGTGGAGTCGCGACAGGACCACAGGCCCCAGCTTTCAGATCTGCGGGAATCAGGCGCCATAGAGCAGGATGCGGATCTGGTAGGACTTTTATTAAGAGAAGAATACTATAGCCCTACACCGGAGAACAGAGGCATAGCAGAGCTTATTATTGCAAAGCAGCGCAATGGCCCTGTGGGCACAGTAAAGCTCACTTTTATCAAGGATTATGCGAGATTTGAAAACCTCACCATGGTGGCTGAGGAAGTAGTGGAGTAG
- the bamA gene encoding outer membrane protein assembly factor BamA: MIKKTSIILFAVLFLLGTCFSVSLLAQEESSKKIIKYVDVKNNKTVSSAKILAKLKTKRGDIFLEKVVNEDVKRLYLMGYFSDVSISIEEVQDGVGVIFTVKEKPPLTSLRFIGNKRFKEEKLKTVIKSKLNEFADERKLKQDADAIEDLYKRAGYPWVKVTYEVETAEDVNEGIAIFRIDESVKAVVRKMSVIGNTAFSDKRILKVVKSRTSGMFRSGVYKKDVVDDDMERIKNFYRSEGFLDVDTSYEVVSREKGKKKWIELVIRLEEGRRYIAGDVKIVGNSIFSDEQLKALLKVRPADVFTEMALHGEVAAIQEYYFDKGYIMAKVKPDTLLNLSTDRVDVVYNIVEGEICYVNKVNVRGNTKTKDIVIRRELRLNPGDQYDGKKLQRSKERLYNLGFFEDITFDTEDTEVENKKDMVVEVKESKTGEFSFGGGFSSVDKLIGFIEVEQRNFDILNFPTFTGDGQDLKLRAEFGSVRKNYLLSWTEPWIFDRPLSFGFDLYASERNRSGSTGYAYDEEKQGGALRLGKEFNEYLRGDFVYRLETVDISDISATASQELKDELGEKTVSSVLFQLTRNTTDNAFNPTQGYVLTGYVEVAGGLIGGDRDFAKFFDSGSHYSKIGPFVLELKARSGVVSSFGDSGKVPIYERFFAGGTYSIRGYKERDVGPKDISGDAIGGGSMFVANAEMTLPIVTNIKGALFVDAGNVWARPDSKPKSGTATRGLKAGAGVGVRIKTPIGPVKLDFGYPLNPETWQEDQPRFHFSMSRGF; the protein is encoded by the coding sequence ATGATTAAAAAGACTTCTATAATACTCTTCGCGGTTTTATTTCTATTAGGGACATGTTTTTCTGTCTCTCTACTGGCCCAGGAAGAATCCTCTAAAAAAATTATTAAATATGTGGACGTAAAAAACAATAAAACTGTCTCAAGCGCAAAGATATTGGCTAAGCTAAAGACAAAAAGGGGAGATATATTTTTAGAAAAGGTGGTCAATGAAGACGTCAAGAGACTTTATCTCATGGGATATTTCAGTGATGTCAGCATTTCGATCGAAGAGGTCCAGGACGGCGTAGGCGTTATATTTACAGTCAAAGAAAAGCCGCCGCTCACATCCCTCAGGTTCATCGGCAATAAGAGATTCAAGGAAGAAAAGTTAAAGACAGTTATTAAGTCAAAATTGAATGAATTTGCAGATGAAAGAAAACTTAAGCAGGACGCGGACGCCATAGAAGACCTCTATAAGCGCGCAGGCTACCCGTGGGTTAAGGTTACATACGAGGTGGAGACTGCTGAGGATGTAAACGAAGGCATAGCTATTTTCAGGATAGATGAAAGTGTAAAGGCAGTTGTGAGAAAGATGAGCGTAATCGGGAATACCGCATTTAGCGATAAGCGTATATTAAAGGTCGTGAAGAGTCGGACATCCGGCATGTTCCGCTCAGGTGTTTATAAAAAAGATGTAGTGGATGATGACATGGAGCGGATCAAGAATTTTTATAGAAGTGAAGGGTTTTTGGATGTCGATACTAGCTACGAAGTGGTATCCAGGGAAAAGGGAAAGAAGAAATGGATCGAGCTGGTGATACGACTTGAAGAGGGAAGAAGGTACATTGCTGGCGATGTCAAGATAGTCGGCAATTCTATTTTTTCAGATGAACAGCTAAAGGCCCTTTTAAAAGTAAGACCAGCAGATGTATTTACAGAGATGGCCCTGCACGGTGAGGTAGCAGCTATCCAGGAATATTATTTTGATAAAGGCTATATAATGGCTAAGGTAAAGCCGGATACACTCTTGAATCTAAGTACAGACAGGGTGGATGTCGTCTACAATATCGTTGAGGGCGAGATCTGTTATGTAAATAAAGTCAATGTAAGAGGAAACACCAAGACAAAGGACATTGTGATCAGGAGAGAGTTAAGGCTTAATCCAGGCGATCAGTATGACGGTAAAAAGTTGCAGCGCAGTAAAGAACGTCTTTATAATCTTGGGTTTTTCGAGGACATAACATTTGACACAGAGGATACCGAAGTAGAAAACAAAAAAGACATGGTGGTAGAGGTAAAAGAGTCTAAGACAGGCGAGTTCAGTTTTGGAGGAGGCTTTTCTTCTGTAGATAAACTCATAGGCTTTATAGAAGTAGAGCAGAGGAATTTTGATATCTTGAATTTTCCGACATTTACAGGAGATGGCCAGGATCTTAAATTAAGGGCAGAGTTTGGCAGTGTGCGTAAAAATTATCTCCTGAGCTGGACTGAGCCGTGGATCTTTGATCGCCCTCTTAGTTTTGGATTTGATTTGTACGCCTCTGAGCGGAACAGAAGCGGATCTACAGGCTATGCCTATGATGAGGAAAAACAAGGAGGCGCTTTAAGGCTGGGCAAGGAATTCAACGAATACCTGAGGGGTGATTTTGTATACAGGCTCGAGACCGTTGATATATCTGATATATCTGCCACGGCGTCTCAGGAATTAAAAGATGAGCTGGGCGAAAAGACAGTCTCCAGTGTCTTGTTTCAGCTCACAAGAAATACCACGGATAATGCTTTTAATCCTACACAAGGCTATGTATTGACAGGCTATGTTGAAGTAGCTGGCGGCCTTATAGGAGGAGACAGGGACTTTGCAAAGTTTTTTGATTCTGGTAGCCACTATTCTAAAATAGGGCCTTTTGTCTTGGAGCTGAAGGCAAGAAGCGGTGTTGTCAGTTCATTTGGTGATTCAGGCAAGGTACCTATATATGAGCGCTTTTTTGCTGGCGGTACTTATAGTATACGCGGGTATAAAGAGCGTGACGTCGGGCCAAAAGATATTTCAGGAGATGCAATAGGAGGCGGGAGCATGTTTGTAGCCAATGCAGAGATGACACTCCCCATAGTGACCAATATAAAAGGCGCGTTGTTTGTTGATGCAGGCAATGTGTGGGCAAGACCTGACAGTAAACCGAAAAGCGGCACAGCTACAAGAGGACTAAAAGCAGGCGCAGGTGTTGGTGTTAGGATAAAGACTCCGATAGGGCCTGTTAAATTGGATTTCGGATATCCTTTAAATCCAGAAACATGGCAGGAAGATCAGCCTAGATTTCATTTTAGTATGAGTAGGGGGTTTTAA
- a CDS encoding OmpH family outer membrane protein — protein MLRNVMEGYGRLLVLSLVAVFLFAGHVFAQDGKIGFVDLSRSFDEYQKTKDFDRNLEKTGDIKQQQREKLVKDIRKMRDEIELMNEKARQKKEDDIEAKIKSLQEFDQDAKMELTKERDDMVREILKEINTVIEEYGKTHAYSIILNDRVLLYGQKTHDVTDEIIDLLNKNYEQQ, from the coding sequence ATGTTACGTAATGTTATGGAAGGTTATGGAAGGTTACTGGTTCTAAGTTTAGTCGCAGTGTTTCTGTTTGCAGGGCATGTGTTTGCGCAGGACGGCAAAATAGGCTTCGTAGATCTCTCTCGGTCATTTGATGAGTATCAGAAGACAAAAGATTTTGATAGGAATCTGGAAAAGACAGGGGATATCAAGCAGCAGCAGAGAGAGAAGCTGGTTAAAGATATAAGAAAGATGAGGGATGAGATCGAGCTCATGAATGAAAAGGCCAGACAGAAGAAAGAGGATGATATAGAGGCGAAGATAAAATCTCTTCAGGAGTTTGACCAGGATGCCAAGATGGAGCTTACAAAGGAAAGAGACGATATGGTGCGAGAGATCCTGAAAGAGATAAATACAGTGATAGAAGAATACGGAAAGACCCATGCGTATTCGATTATCTTAAACGACAGAGTTCTTTTATACGGACAAAAGACCCATGATGTGACAGACGAGATCATTGATTTGTTAAACAAAAATTACGAGCAGCAATAA